From Chrysemys picta bellii isolate R12L10 chromosome 1, ASM1138683v2, whole genome shotgun sequence:
tgttCTGAAGTTTGGCTCACCAGCCTGTAATTGtgaggatcgcctctggagccttttttaaaaacaggtgttacattagctatcttccagtcatctgggacaaAGCAATAGGTTACATTTAACAattagcagttctgcaatttcatattcgAGTTTCATATTTGGTGCAAAATACCTCTGAGCTTTCCCGTTTTCTTCAAATCCACTCTTACATCATATCCTCTTTCACTTCAACAAAGCCTTTAATCCCTCCCAAACCCTTCTTCGTTAGGGCTTTAGTCACCATGATGCCTCTGTTTTCAATGATTTCTCAGGTCTATCAAATGCTGTCTTGTGTATTTATCTCTATCAAGTACCTAGGGTCACAGTTTGTGTACAACGTGAAGTTTGATATAAGAACTGGGGAATTATTTCTTGGGACCCCTTCAATGTGAGGACAactatgtaatttttttaattgttgcttTGCAGATACTGCTACAATATATCACTGAGCATTTTTCTTGCCAGTTAGAAATGACCAAGCATGGCGTTTTGGTCTGTTATATATGCCCAGTGTATCTGATGCCCTTGttaatgtaatttatttatttctcacTGCTATCCCCTTGGGGAAATGATTAGAAAGACTGGCAAAAGAAAGGTGGGGAGATAACACCTCAAGAGGCAGGGGAGAGCTTTTATGTTACATGTGCTCACTTGTGCTAAAGTATGACGACTGGCAAACAATGCATATAACATTGCTTCGCTAAATAAAGGTTCCAGACAGTTGTCAAAGTTTCCCATAAAAGCCAGGTCTGATGTCTTATCCTCGGGCCCTATTTCTGAATTATACTTTTTAAAGCCTGGgttactctctctctttctctctctgtacgTAGCATGTAAGAAATACTTTCTAAAACAttaattggggttattttttatGTCATTAGACCTTTGACTAAAAATAGTATGTTTAGTAGAAGGAGATGGAGAGGATGCAATTTTAGATACCAGCTATTAGCTCGAGAAAAATGGGGACTGTGAGGTTGGGGGCACATGTTTCTTCAGATAACCACTAAAAACTCAGAAAAATGAAAGGGGCAAGGGAAGGTGTCAGACGGGGAAACCTTTATCTCTGTCCTTCGGGCAGTTAGAAAGCCATGATTTAAAATTAGGGGTGTCAAGcaattcaaaaaattaatcatgattaaaaaattaatcgtggcgttaaacaataataaaatatcatttatgtaaataattattattaaataataattttggctgttttctaaattttaaaatatattgattttaattacaacacagaatacaaagtgcacagtgcttactttatatttatttttgtttacaaatatttgccctgtaaaaaacaaaataaatagtatttttcaattcacctcatactagtactgtactgcaatctctttatcatgaaagtgcaacttacaattgtggaattatgtacaaaaaataactgcattcaaaaataaaacaatggaaaactttagcgcctacgagtccactcagtcctacttcttgttcagccaatcgctcagacaaacaagtttgtttacatttgcaggagataatgctgctttcttcttgtttacaatgtcacctgaaagtgagaataggtgttctcacggcactgttgtagctggcgtcacaagatatttacgtgccggATGCACAAAAGATTCCtgtatcccttcatgcttcaaccacccttccaggggacatgaatccatgctgatgacgggttctgcttgataacaatccaaagcagtatggACTGATGCATCTTCATTTTCATTATATGAGTCagttgccaccagcagaaggttgattttcttttttggtggtttggattctgtagtttctgcatcagcgtgttgctcttttaagacttctgaaagcatgcaccacaccccatccctctcagattttggaagacacttcagatacgtaaaccttgggtcgagtgctgtagctatctttagaaatctcccttctttggtaccttctttgcattttgtcaaatctgcagtgaaagtgttcttaaaaggaacaacatgtgctgggtcatcatccgagcctgctataacatgaaatatatggcagaatgtgggtaaaacagagcaggggacgtacaattctcccccaaggagttcagtcataaaataaacacattatttttttaatgagcatcatcagcatggaagcatgtcctctggaatggttgccgaagcatgaaggggcatacgaaggTTTAGAATATCTGGCTACAAAATTGCCatgtgaacgtctgttctcactttcaggtgacattgtaaataaaaagcaggcagcagcatctcccgtaaatgtaaacaaacgtgtttgtctgagcgattggcggaacaagaagtaggactgagtggacttgtagactctaaagtcttacattgttttgttttggagtgcagttatgtaacaaaaaaaaatctatatttttaaattgcactttcacgataaagagatagcactacagtacttgtatgaggtgaattgaacaatactatttattttgtttatcatttttaaagtgcaaatatttgtaataaagatAATAtccagtgagcactgtacattctGTAtcctgtgtcaagtatcagaggggtagccgtgttagtctgaatctgtaaaaagcaacagagggtcctgaggcacctttaagactaacttgcgtctgacgaagtgggtattcatccacgaaagcttatgctccaatacttctgttagtcttaaaggtgcctcaggaccctctgttgctttgtatcctgtgttgtaattgcaatcaatatatttgaaaatgtagcaaaacgtccacaaatatttaatacatttcaattggtattctactgtttaacagtgcgattaaaactgcgattaatctgGAACCCACATAGGGTAGCATCAAACACAGcccatactcgatggggaccccatcctgaaataaatctttcccgaATGCCCCTTCTgcccttcaaacaacccccaatCTTGCCAAGTCATCATCAGAAACAAGCTCCCCATAGACTAGGACCCACCAATGCCAAGTGGCACCAgactctgccagaacaacagatgcaaaatgtgCAGGCAAATCTCCACTGTCATGATAATCAACATCCCCCAtaacacacctttcaaaatccatgggtcctgcacatgcctatcacaacctGCGGGGTACCTCATCCAGGAGCGGCGGAAGCCCCCTAAAAATGGGGGGGCCCACCGCCGCCCGAACTgtggtcctgccctgccccttacccctgaggccctgccccttccccagggttGGGTTGAGGTTCAATTCATGTAGACAAAATTTTACTAAAATCACAAGGCCTCTTTACTGTGGAAGCCAGTAGGGGCTGATTGCCATTTGGGAGAACAGGATAATGAAATACGTTACCTTGATGAGGAAATGGAATAGGGAAATTTGGGGGAAAAGCCTGGTACAGTACCATAGAAGGCTATGGGGATCAGAAAAACTTCTGACTGGTTCAGAAAAATGTGATGCATCCTAATATTTTATGATGTATGATTCTGCAAAAGGCCGTGTGGTTAAAGATGACTTGCTAATTGGCTCAGGCAGTGGGGTGTGGTTTGTCGCATACTCCTAGAGCCGGGAATTTTCGGTGGGGTAGATTCATaggttcatagagtttaagggcagaagggaccgtTAGACAGGGCGGGCCGTAGGgaaatggcaccctgggtgaacttgtattttggtgctcCAGCCTCCACTGCatccctgagctccccacccatcccccaagGCCTCCGTTGCCCCCCAACAAtctcccccattgcccctggcctccactgcctccccaggctccccacccattcccccaTCACCCTAGCCCCCGCTGTCTCCTgaggctccccaccccctccatcgcCCTTGAcccccgctgcctccctcccATTGGCCCAAGCTACCTTTCATGGCCTCGCACCTTAGGTTCAGCACGCTCCTTCCCTCTTGACCATGGCATCCTGGGTGATCGCCCACATTGCCCACCCGTAAGGCAAGCCCAGCCCTTAGATCATCtaacctgacctcctgcatatcacagccCATTCACATTCACCCAGTTCCCCCTGTATGGAGCCCAATAGCGTGTGTTTCACTACAGCATAACTTGTGGTTTTTTGGCTAAAGTGAACCTTCCAGAAAGAcagccagtcttgatctgaagacctCCGAGATGGACAAACCACCCTGCCCTCCTTGGTAGTTCGTGCCAacggttaatcaccctcactcaCTATGACaaaatgtgccttatttctaatctgatttggtctgtcttcagcttccagctgctgGTTCTTGGTCTGCCTTTCTCAGCTAGATTACAGACCCCTTTAGGGCCCAATCTTTTCTCTCTACGAAGGTCCCTATACACTGGAACCAAGAGTCACCTTTCAACATCTTGTTGATGAGCTAAACAGGTGGTGCTCTTTATGTCTCTTTTTTCAAGGCattttcttcccctcacccccctttgagttgtttttgtggctcttttctgcatcttCTTCAATTTTTAAACATCCTTTTAAAGTGTGGACCCCAGAAATGAGGATTGTGGAATCAAACATTTTATGTCATGATCACCGGGCCGCAGCAATCACCAACTTCTAGTCCAGTGATTAATTCATCTTTGTCCATCACTATGAGGTCCAAAATATTCACTTTCTGTTGCGTAAATGGCTTTTCTCATCTTTCTCCCGGCTCCCCCATCCCTTTTAAAAACTTTCTTGGCCATCTCTGAAAGGCAGCGGTAGAACAGCTAGACCCCGTACACACGTCATTAATCCTAAAGTTATATTTACAATTTCTATCAGGAATCCCTTGCAGCCTTTGTGCATGTGTTTAATTTATTTAGAAATGTTCTAACTGCGTACAAATAtttgtttctgaaaatcagaaaaatgcATGATGTATATCATagaaatatatataaacatttcTCATTTATTCCTCCGTTATTAAGTCTTTTTtgcatatatttaatttatttagaaAATTGAGCTAACTGCATAAGAGAAGACATACCtttaaaatgaggaaaagttaTATATAGAACATAACCCTTCTCTTTTATTCCTTTGTTATTAAGACTTTTTACACATATTTATTCTATTTAGACTTGTACAATTACTTAATTTGACTAAATTTAGAATTGTACTAACAGCAAACGTGAGGATAATGCATGAGtgtatataaaaatgtatttttctcatatatatatatattattgctCTGTTATTAAGCTTTGTTGcatgtatttaatttatttagaCTTGTACTACTGTAGTGGTTGCGTACAATTATTTTATCAATTTGATTTAGATTTGTGCTAATTGCACACAAAGTATATTTTACACTAAAAATAAGGACGAAGCATGACATTTATATTTATTCGTTTATTTTGAATGATTCCAGTAAGGATAcattaaaaaatttttttaaaaaaaatcttgtttttcccccaaaatggCTGAACGGCGCCATAAATGCACATGTGACCAAACCTGAAACCTAGGGGTCCTGGGAAAAGTAGGCAGGACTTCCAGAGCCATCTGGCCGTCTCATTGGACAAGAAGGAGGGGCATGCAGTCTAAAGCTGGAGTCTGATTGGTGGATTATaacagctgggggagggtccGGGCATGGAAACCGGTCAGAGCTATAAGAACAGGAAAGGTGCAGATATCACTAGTGACACGGAGCTGGGCATTGGAGCGGGTTGGGAATTTGTCACTGGATCCTgcttccatcagaaaatgccgaTTTGCTGAAGTTGAACTGTTCCATGGGAAAGTGTCAATGGCAACAAAACTTTGGCAGGAAGCAGGCGGGTCCCTTGCCTCTGCACATACTTCCCGGCTCTGCGGCAGCCTGCCTGGCAGTTGGCTGGGGAGTCCGGGCTTCCAGGGTTCCCAGCGCCGGCCAGCCCGGCAGGTGGGCGCTGGGGAACCAGGTGTCTGAGAGCTTCCAGTCTCACTGACTTGTGCTGTGGAACTGGGAGTCCACTGTGGAAcacggacagacagacacatgccCAGACAGAGTGACGGACTAACGGACAGTTGGACAGACTGACACAGCATACAGACAGACATACCGCCTGGACATACAGTTTGATCTACTGAGGCAATAGCCCTTGGTATGGGTGACATGGCCGGGGCCgggtgggagggggtggcagggaggggagcaggagggcgCTACCCTCACTGGTCCCTCATGCGAAGCTTCCCTCACCCCAGGACGCAGACCCCTCTGAAGTTTACCGGCCGGAGGCAGGGGCTGAGGATGGCAAGCTGCAAACAGACTACAGGAATTACACGGTGAGCTCCCGCCGCCCTGTCGCCTGCCACCGGCTGTCTGGGACCTACCGGTGGGCATGGGCGTCAGTTCCCCACGTCTAGGCAGAGACAGGTCCCGGGGCTAGGCGCTCAGGCTGGAGCCGCTCTGCTCTGACCAACAGGCTGTCAATCCAGTGACCACAGCAACTGCACTCCCTGCTGGGGCTAGGAGGGGCCAagggagaggccggggctggaATAGCCGAGAATCCCCTACAGCCAGCGCTCCCGTCccactccccacagtgccccctgctgggagtgaTCAGGATGGGAATAGCCGGGAGCTCcacccacagccagtgccccgccccctccccacagcgccccctgctgagagagactgggactggagtagccggGAGTCCCCCATGGACAGTGGCCCCTGCTGGGAGTGACCAGGACTAGAGTAGCCGGGAGCTCCtcccacagccagcgctcctgtCCTGCTCCCCATGGCCAGAACTCCATATCTACCTCCTGttggagaggctggggctggagtagcAGGCCTGGGCTCTCGTCTGAGTCACGGGTGTGTTGTTCCAGGCCGGGCCGCTGCTAGATCGCGTGTATAACACCTACCTGCTGATGCACACGCACCAGACCGTGGACTTTGTCCGGAAGAAGGTACGTCCCCTGGGGACGCACAGAGCCCCACCTGTGCCCCTCCAGCGCTGCTGACCCAGCCCCTCGAGACGCTCAGACAGCCCCTTCCTGAGAGGGGACTATGACTCTCCAGCGGTTGTGTCTAGCAAAGGGTTAGCCACAGCCCGGCTCCCcgggagccccctccctgccctccccagagcCCCTTAGGGGATGCTGCTCCCCTGACAGTCCCTGGGAACCCCAGCCCACgggagcccccagcccagcccagagccccttagGGAACGCTGCTCCCCCGACTGTCCCTGGGAACCCCTGCCCACgggagccccctccctccccctctccagcccagcgcCCCTTAGGGAACGCTGCTCCCTCGACAGCTCCTGGGGACCCCAGCCCacgggagccccctccccctcccaccccaacccagagccccttagGGAATGCTGCTCCCCCGACAGTCCCTGGGAACCCCAGCCCAtgggagccccctcccctcccctctccagagCCTCTTACGGAATGCTGCTCCCCCGACAGTCCCTGGGAACCCCAGCCCATGggagccccctctcctccccagcccagagccccttagAGAACGCTGCTCCCCCAACAGCCCCTGGGGACCCCAGCCAAGGGAGTGAAGCTGGTGCAGACATTCTCCCgccccatttctggccccaggAGCTGGCAGTGACCCCTGTGCTCAGAGCTGGGCCTCACCAGCTCCCCTGTCCCCAGGGCGCAGAGTACGGGGCCTGTGCCCAGCGCCGAATGAGCATCATGGAGGCCTTGGATTTACTGGACAACGTAGTGGATGAATCGGACCCGGACGTGGACTTTCCCAACTCCTACCATGCGTACCAGACTGCAGAGGGCATCCGCCGGGCCCACCCGGACAAAGGTAGGGCCAGTCCATGTGTGCGCCAGGACTGGGGGGCTTGGGTGCAGGATCCCAGCGGGGGTCTCCGCAGAGCCGGGTAGGTAGGGACCGACCCCCTTCCTGCTCCGGGACGAGAAACCAGCGTGGGCTTTTCTGCTGCTGAACAGCCCCGCCAgcgggctgcccccaccccagccccaggctgaCCCCTCTCTGCTCTCTCTGTCACAGACTGGTTCCAGCTGGTCGGGCTGCTGCATGACATGGGCAAAGTCCTGGCCCTGGCCGGGGAGCCTCAGGTGAGCAGCCGCGGAGGCAGCGTGTGCTCCAGGCAGGGGAGTGGGTCGAATGCATCCAGCCCGACTGGTTACCCCTGTGTGACCCCTGGGGATcaggcggggagggggagtgaggggggcaaTGCCCTAAGAGGCTAGCTGCATGCAGGCCACCTGCCAGAGAGCACGTCAGACACAGAGCCAGGGGGGCCAGAGGGGGtcgccccccagcccctggccagctcctcagctgggtgTTTCCAGGACAGCtggtgcccagctcagagcccgACCAGCGGGACGGGCCAAGCACCCAGCAAGATTCAGAGGGAAGGGCTGCGTCCGTGGGTCCCATGGAGATCTGGAGCTACTGCAGTTAACGCTGATCTGTGGCTACGAGAGCCGAGGATGGGGCAGGTGTGGAgcagttacccccccccccctcagctacCCACTGAAGGGACCATGGTTGGAGCCAGGACCCTGGGTCAGGTGGCCCTCAGCTCGGCCATGGCTGGTGAGCCCTTTCCCCCCTGTTCTCTCTGCAGTGGGCTGTGGTGGGCGACACATTCCCCGTGGGCTGCAGGGTCCAGGAGTCTGTCGTCTTCAGCGACTCCACCTTCCACGACAACCCCGACACAAAAAACCCCCTGTACAAGTGAgtcctacccctccccccctccgcccagaGCACCTGAGCCCTGGGGGTCCCATCCCACTAGGAAGTGACCCCTAGGCACACCGCACCCTACAGGGCAGCCTCCCACTGGGatggctctgccccagggccgCCCCTACACCCAGCAGCCTCCCATGGTCTGCGGGCTGGAGCAGCAGAGAGCCGGGCCTGGGGTGGTGAGAGCAGCTGGGCATTGGGGTGGGTGAGGTGTAATCCCCCTtcaatggcacagctgcagtccCGAGTCCCCGTAGTGCCCCACACAGGCGGATCTGGGTCCTGCCCTCCTTACCCCCCAGATGGGGGGCGCGAGGCTCAGTTTCCCCAACAATTAACACGCCGAGTCGGCCGATTGTTACCATGTTCTGCACCCGCCTGCAGGCACCTGCCCTGCCGGCTCCGAGCCAGCACTAGTGCCCTGTagccctgcagggtgctccccCAAGGAGAGGGGACGAGGCGGGAGGGCTGGGGCCCCGCCGGGAGCTCCGttgactgtctctctctcttgctcagtACGGAGTATGGGATCTACCAGCCTCACTGCGGCCTGGCCAACGTGCTTATGTCCTGGGGCCATGACGGTAAGGGCGCGCCTGGCACGGGGCTCCTGGCTGCGGCcgagggctgggcctggctccagAAGCCTCTTGGAGAAcggagccagggagggggattTGCTTCTAGGGCCCCTTCAGGGTGAGGGTCAATGCACCAGATCCCTGCTCCTGGAGCTCTCAGCTACCCTCTCCTCCTGGCTCTCCCTCATCTTGCTCCTAGGGGGCCTTCCCCTGCGCCTTGCGGTCAGTGTCCCATAGAGCTCCCTTTGCACTATTCCCCTTGTCCCAGGGGCCACAGCTGCACCCCCCCttcccacctgcagctcccaaacCCACCACCCTCTCCTATCCCATTgtctccaccccccacctcctgcacgTGGGGCCCTGCCTCCCTGACCCTCTTCTCACCTTGCTGCTCCCTTGGCCTgtgcaccctcccccccgccaacaGCCTCCGCCAAAGAGCACCCGGGTATCAGAGGAACAAAATGCAGTCCAGGGGCAGCTCTCCAGACACACGATGCTCGGCCCCTGCCTACGGCAACCAGGATCTTCCCCCAGCGGCCCGTCCCTGTCCACAGGGGCTGAGGGCACTATGATGGAATACCCTTGCAAAGCATCTCTCCTGTTGCCGGCTAGCGGCTGAGCCACAGAGGATAGCAGCCTACTGCCAGTTAACAGAGGTGCTCCAGTAGGTAGTGCATGACTTGTGTATCCCCCGTTcacagctggggaaacagaggcacagacttgcccaaggtcccattGCAAatcactgtcagagccaggaacagaacgcAGGAgttctgccctcccccagccctcaggTGGCACGCCTACCCTGCTTTGCTGTCTCTGTGGCATTGTCAGCTCCTGCAATGGGTGCTCCATCCCCTGACTGATCTGCGCAGCGCCTGGCAGCGGGCTAATATTGTCAGATGTGGGCAGTGACCTTgggtgcccagcaggaggcacccGGGGCCTGGTTTTCCGCTGGGCGCACGGAGCTGTAGAGCTGCATGCAGTCTGTGCAGGTTCATTTCTGGCTGGCACAGCCGCCACGCGCCGAGCCGGGTAGGAGTATCCTGTGAGCAGAGAggctgggacagggtgttggAGGTAGTCTGGGTGCCCGGGCTCGCAGGGCTAACACTGCTCTCTCCTCAGAGTACATGTACCAAGTCATGAAATTCAACAACTTTGCTCTCCCCCAGGAGGTAAGTGGCTGAGGatttttggagggtttttttggggtgtgtgtgtgtgtgtgtgtgtatgtgagaaacAGGGGTATGTGGCCGTGAGAACTGATTCATGCCTGTCCCCGAGCTGAGCTAGGGGACTGTCTCCTGCCACCCCCAGGGACAGCATGCTGGCCATTTGCCCCATGGGCTGTCCCTGCTGTCCAGCTGGGTTATGCAACCGGAAGTCTTCACAGTCCTGTTCCTCTGCCTCCACCTGCTCCTTGATGCCCCGTTGGCACGGCGCTGATACCCCCTCCTGCAGGCTCTGAGGAGGAGGCACTAAAAGCCTTGGGGACACAAATGGGAGATTTGGCTCCAGGGATTGGAGGAGCCCCCTGGGCTGGGCTGTATCAGTTGGTGGGATGGGTGGGTCCGGGCCGATGCTGCCCCTCTCACCCCTTTCTCTTCTTGCA
This genomic window contains:
- the MIOX gene encoding inositol oxygenase isoform X2; protein product: MKVVRMDADPSEVYRPEAGAEDGKLQTDYRNYTAGPLLDRVYNTYLLMHTHQTVDFVRKKGAEYGACAQRRMSIMEALDLLDNVVDESDPDVDFPNSYHAYQTAEGIRRAHPDKDWFQLVGLLHDMGKVLALAGEPQWAVVGDTFPVGCRVQESVVFSDSTFHDNPDTKNPLYNTEYGIYQPHCGLANVLMSWGHDEYMYQVMKFNNFALPQEAFYMIRFHSFYPWHTGGDYMHLCSNEDLRMLAWVKEFNKFDLYTKCEDLPDVTQLKPYYQSLIDKYCPGQLCW
- the MIOX gene encoding inositol oxygenase isoform X1; translated protein: MKVVRMDADPSEVYRPEAGAEDGKLQTDYRNYTAGPLLDRVYNTYLLMHTHQTVDFVRKKELAVTPVLRAGPHQLPCPQGAEYGACAQRRMSIMEALDLLDNVVDESDPDVDFPNSYHAYQTAEGIRRAHPDKDWFQLVGLLHDMGKVLALAGEPQWAVVGDTFPVGCRVQESVVFSDSTFHDNPDTKNPLYNTEYGIYQPHCGLANVLMSWGHDEYMYQVMKFNNFALPQEAFYMIRFHSFYPWHTGGDYMHLCSNEDLRMLAWVKEFNKFDLYTKCEDLPDVTQLKPYYQSLIDKYCPGQLCW